In Luteimonas viscosa, the genomic window GGCGACGCGCAGGCCGGTGAGCCGCTCCGACACTTCCCACAGCCGCAGCGCGTGGCCGAGGTCCAGCGCGCGGTCGGGCACGCGGGCGAAGCTCGGCGCGCCGCGCGTTTCCCCGAAATACGCCGGCCCGTAATACGCGCCGCCTTCGGCCTGCGGCGCGGTGGCCGCGAACAGCGTCGGCCAGGCGCCATTGGCCGCCGGCTGGAACAGGAACCACAGCCAGCGCCGTGCACGGCCGGCGGCGCTGTCGGGGCCGGCGCCGTTGAGCAGCAGATCGGTGCGCGAGATGCCCGGATGCGCGGCGATGCTGCGCAGGCCCCAGCCGAAGGCCTCGCTGCGGCGCTGCAGTTCCATCGCGAACACCAGGCAGGCGAGCTTGGATTGCGCGTAGGCCGCCATCGGGTCGTAGTGGCGTTCGCCCTGCAGGTCGTCGAAGTCGAAGCGGCCCTGGCGCGCGGCCACGCTCGACAGCGTCACCACGCGCGCATCGCCGCTTCGTCGCAGCAGCGGCAGCAGCTGCGCGGTGAGCGCGAAGTGGCCCAGGTGGTTGGTGCCGAACTGCAGCTCGAAGCCGTCGGCGGTGGTGCGGCGTTGGGGCGGGGTCATGACGCCGGCGTTGTTGACCAGCAGGTCGACGCGCTCGAACGAGGCGCGCAGGCGCGCGGCGCAGGCCGCGACCGAGTCGAGGCGTACCAAGTCGAGCGGCACGTACTCGACGTCCGCGCCGGG contains:
- a CDS encoding SDR family oxidoreductase, which produces MDRWTPTDIPSQRGRIAVVTGTGGLGFETALALARAGATVAIAGRDAAKGADATRRIREAVPGADVEYVPLDLVRLDSVAACAARLRASFERVDLLVNNAGVMTPPQRRTTADGFELQFGTNHLGHFALTAQLLPLLRRSGDARVVTLSSVAARQGRFDFDDLQGERHYDPMAAYAQSKLACLVFAMELQRRSEAFGWGLRSIAAHPGISRTDLLLNGAGPDSAAGRARRWLWFLFQPAANGAWPTLFAATAPQAEGGAYYGPAYFGETRGAPSFARVPDRALDLGHALRLWEVSERLTGLRVADEAREGADARGVAPFARLRHVAHA